AATGTAGGGATCATTTTTAAGTAGTATTTTCTACGCGTCATGGCCCTGTTTCATTGCTACTCAGTGAGCAAAATGATATGAATATAGAACTATGGCGGACATAAACACTTTTCTACACACACTAGCAACGTGTCTACCGGGATTTTTAATTGGAGTTGTATTCCACGAATACGCCCATGCTTACGTGGCCACAAAATTTGGTGACGATACTCCCGAGCGATACGGTCGACTAACACTGAACCCAGCATCTCACGCAGATATTATGGGGACTATTATCTTTCCTATTGGTTTGATGGTTTTTGGTATGACTCCTTTTGGGTGGGCAAAGCCAGTACCAGTGAACCCTGCTAGATTTAAAAAATATAAAATGGGATCGTTCTGGGTAGCTTTTGCTGGGCCTGGAGCAAATATTATTATTTCTATTCTTTGCTCATTTCTCTTTGTTCTAATTTCATTAAAAGTGCCGGCGACAATTGGATTTAAAGATGCCCTTGTACAAATGCTTAGATATTCAGTTCTAATAAACTTAGTTCTTGCAGTATTTAACCTCATTCCATTTCCTCCTCTTGATGGATCGAAAATGGTAATGGCCTACTTAGATTACAATGCAGCTAGAAAGTATGAAGAGCTTCAAAGGTTCACATTTATTTTCTTTATTTTATTATGGACGACAAATATATTCTCTTACATGTTGAGACCAGTTTTTGGACTATCTGACATGCTTACGGGAATGTTTTATATGCTTCTAAGCTAACGATCGGAGTATTTGATGCTGGATACAACTATTCAGGTTAAAACAGATAATTTTGATGGGCCCCTAGGGCTTCTGCTCTTACTCGTTCAAAAAGAAGAGATGAGTGTAAAGGACTTAGATCTAACTAAGATTACAAGTCAGTACTTAGGTTATATCGCTGAAATGCGCGAACTGAACTTTGACGTTGCTGGTGATTATCTCTACCTTGCAGCAACTCTTCTACTTTTAAAGTCAAAGAGCTGTATTACTGAAGAAGAGCAGGAAAGACTTAAGGATCAAATCGGAGACGGAGAAGGACTAAATATTACTTCTCAGTCTGAGTTAATTAGAAGACTGGAAGAACTTCAACACTTTCAAAAAATGGGTGAGAAGCTTTGGGGATTACCAAAGCAGAATGAAGATATTTTCGTAAAACCAAAAGTTAATCGTAAAGCAATTGTGAACTCAATACTTACTCCAATGGAGCTTGATAAGTTGACTCTATCGATGATGGACTTCTTATTTAGAGAAAAGAGAAAGTATACGGTTGTTAAAAGAGATAGACTCTCTATTAAAGAGAAGCTTGTTTTCTTAAAGCAACATTTGAGCGTCGGGCAAAAAACGACCCTGCAAGACCTTCTTGATAATGATGGTGGAGCAAATCTTGATAATAAGGTTATCACTTTCATTTCACTTCTTGAGCTTGCAAGGCTTCAGCGTCTTGAGGTTTTCCAAAATGAAGATCTAGGAAGTGTCTATGTTGATGTTGTTAGATCTTTAGAAGATTTTGATGTGACACAAGCAGATGGTTTTGAAGATGAAGACGAGCTAGCAGAGAAGGCCATTAGTGATGAAATTGCTAATACAATTGCTGCAAACGGTGTTGAAATTTCAGAAGAATTAAATGTTAAAGCAGAGCCTGAACAGGTAAATGAAGAAGTCATTCTTCAATAATATTTTGAGAGAGATATATGAACGAAACAAACGAAACAGAAATGATTAATGATGAAATTCTAAGTCAGATTGAAAATGTTGTCATAGAAGATGAATTATTAGAAGTATCGGACGTTGAAATTGAAGAGCAAGAATTAAGCCCTGTTCTTCCATCAGATCTAGATCTTGAATATCCTACAATGGAAATGAGCTCTGAAGAGACACATGAAGTGTTAGAAGAGCCTGAAGTTTTAGATGAAGAGCAAGAAGATAAGCTATGGCAGGCCAGGACAGGTCTAAACTTTGAAACTCTCTGTGGTGCTATTGAAACAATTATCTTCATGAGCGATAAGCCAGTTGCTCTTGCAAAAATAAGAAATCTAATCGACGAGGATCTTCCTCTTCGTGTCGTTCACGGATCTCTTGAAAGACTTCAAAATGAATATGAATTAAAGCATCACGGAATTCGTCTGCAAGAAGTTGCTGAAGGTTACCAGTTTAGAACAAAAGCTACTTACTCAAAATATGTTCAAGACCTCTTTAAAGTAAACTCTCTTGTACTTTCTCCAACAGCGTTAGAAGTACTGGCGGTAATTGCCTATAAGCAGCCAGTTTCTAAAATTGAAGTTGAAAAAATTAGAGGGGTAGACTCTTCTCATATTGTGAGAGGACTAATGGATAAGAGACTTGTAAGAGTTACGGGAAGATCCAATGAAGTTGGAAGACCTGTACTCTACGGAACAACTACAGAGTTCTTAGAAGTATTTAATCTCTCTAACCTAGATCAA
This sequence is a window from Halobacteriovorax sp. JY17. Protein-coding genes within it:
- a CDS encoding site-2 protease family protein, coding for MADINTFLHTLATCLPGFLIGVVFHEYAHAYVATKFGDDTPERYGRLTLNPASHADIMGTIIFPIGLMVFGMTPFGWAKPVPVNPARFKKYKMGSFWVAFAGPGANIIISILCSFLFVLISLKVPATIGFKDALVQMLRYSVLINLVLAVFNLIPFPPLDGSKMVMAYLDYNAARKYEELQRFTFIFFILLWTTNIFSYMLRPVFGLSDMLTGMFYMLLS
- a CDS encoding segregation/condensation protein A — protein: MLDTTIQVKTDNFDGPLGLLLLLVQKEEMSVKDLDLTKITSQYLGYIAEMRELNFDVAGDYLYLAATLLLLKSKSCITEEEQERLKDQIGDGEGLNITSQSELIRRLEELQHFQKMGEKLWGLPKQNEDIFVKPKVNRKAIVNSILTPMELDKLTLSMMDFLFREKRKYTVVKRDRLSIKEKLVFLKQHLSVGQKTTLQDLLDNDGGANLDNKVITFISLLELARLQRLEVFQNEDLGSVYVDVVRSLEDFDVTQADGFEDEDELAEKAISDEIANTIAANGVEISEELNVKAEPEQVNEEVILQ